In Cheilinus undulatus linkage group 14, ASM1832078v1, whole genome shotgun sequence, a genomic segment contains:
- the LOC121521341 gene encoding toll-like receptor 5, which yields MRLPGLQVVIICVFLQVPGCFPSCLIVGSVANCAAKNLHSVPDLPPNITHLYLEMNHIAEINSTSLSGLEELQELDLGQQLVPLVIRNNSFIKQGRLRKLVLGFNLGLQLEPLAFTGLSNLQTLHLDYCSLQEAILEENFLEPLSSLETLDLYGNQIKRLKPAMFFTNMTNLKVLNLKLNYFDQICESDLAAFQGKHFSYLNLDAVHLRNMSDEGFDWKNCGNPFRGLSIKTLSLFHNGFSVSKLMKFLQAVKGTKISHLKVSEGSLGRGFSFNNLPDPDRNTFEGLKNSSVLTLDLSKSRIFALQEGVFSPLKEVVIIDISQNKVNQIHRNAFTGLQGHLRMLNLSHNLLGEIYSDTFSSLTNLRVLDLSYNHIGALGYRSFRGLPYLRALFLTGNSLRDLGFPAPLPHLHFLLLRYNKLNPSSVSSISRFASNTVHLDIQDNRLTNLGDVSTFSTQLRRLKNLFYGGNTIRVCTHLGRQVSAGQWSNFQVLDLHSSSLQFIWSQGQCLDLFDNLVHVLGLNLSHNALQTLPQGIFKGLTSIIEIDLSSNALTYLQPDVLPKSLKVLHLSNNFIASPDPAAFRSLSYLNLEMNRFHCDQNLKSFLTWLSMTNITFLSPVEELRCEFPSSFYTVPLLKYAGQTAVKSVGTVGRAGVLSQLSFLGQQRPENYQSKKTPQ from the exons ATGAGGTTGCCAGGTCTTCAGGTGGTCATCATCTGTGTTTTCCTACAG GTACCAGGATGTTTTCCGTCTTGCCTCATTGTGGGCTCCGTGGCCAACTGTGCTGCCAAGAACCTCCACTCGGTTCCTGACCTCCCTCCCAACATCACCCACCTGTACCTGGAGATGAACCACATCGCAGAGATCAATTCTACCTCCCTGTCTGGCTtggaggagctgcaggagctggacCTGGGTCAACAGCTGGTTCCTCTTGTCATCAGGAACAACTCCTTCATCAAACAAGGACGTCTGAGGAAGCTGGTGCTTGGCTTTAACCTTGGTCTTCAACTGGAGCCTCTCGCTTTTACAGGACTTTCCAATTTGCAGACTCTCCACCTGGACTACTGCTCGCTCCAAGAGGCCATACTGGAGGAGAACTTTCTGGAGCCGCTGTCCTCTTTGGAGACTCTCGACCTCTACGGGAACCAGATAAAAAGACTCAAGCCTGCGATGTTCTTCACAAACATGACAAATCTGAAAGTTTTGAATCTGAAGTTGAACTACTTTGACCAAATATGTGAGTCTGATCTGGCTGCTTTTCAAGGAAAGCACTTCAGTTATCTGAACTTGGACGCCGTTCATCTTAGAAACATGTCTGATGAAGGTTTTGACTGGAAGAATTGTGGGAATCCTTTTAGGGGATTGTCAATCAAGACTCTTAGCTTGTTCCACAATGGGTTTAGTGTATCAAAACTGATGAAGTTTCTCCAAGCTGTTAAGGGGACCAAGATCTCCCATCTTAAAGTATCAGAAGGGTCATTGGGTAGAGGATTTTCCTTCAACAATCTCCCTGATCCAGACAGAAACACATTTGAAGGCTTAAAGAACAGTTCAGTCCTCACTTTGGATCTGTCAAAAAGCAGGATATTTGCACTGCAAGAGGGGGTGTTCAGTCCGCTCAAAGAGGTTGTAATCATTGACATTTCCCAGAATAAAGTGAATCAGATCCACAGAAATGCTTTCACAGGCCTTCAGGGACATTTAAGAATGCTAAACCTGTCTCATAACCTGCTCGGGGAAATCTACTCCGACACATTTTCTTCTCTGACAAACCTGCGAGTGTTGGATTTATCTTACAACCACATCGGTGCTCTCGGTTATCGCTCATTTAGAGGTCTCCCTTACTTGAGAGCGCTATTCCTAACTGGGAACTCTTTGCGGGATCTCGGCTTCCCTGCACCCCTCCCTCACTTACATTTCCTTCTGCTACGATATAATAAATTGAATCCCTCTTCTGTGAGCAGTATCAGCCGCTTTGCCAGTAATACTGTACATCTGGATATTCAGGACAACAGATTGACAAACCTTGGGGATGTTTCCACCTTTTCGACTCAGCTGAGACGTCTCAAGAATCTTTTCTATGGGGGAAACACAATCAGGGTTTGCACACATTTAGGTAGACAAGTTTCAGCAGGTCAGTGGAGTAATTTCCAAGTCCTGGATCTTCACAGCAGCTCCCTGCAGTTTATTTGGTCTCAAGGACAATGCTTGGATCTGTTTGACAATCTCGTACACGTGCTTGGTCTCAATTTGAGCCACAACGCCCTGCAGACTCTCCCCCAAGGCATCTTTAAGGGTCTCACCTCAATCATAGAGATTGATCTCTCATCAAATGCCTTGACTTACCTGCAGCCTGATGTGCTACCAAAAAGCCTCAAAGTTCTCCACCTGTCAAACAACTTCATCGCCTCCCCAGACCCGGCTGCCTTCCGTTCCCTCAGCTACCTCAACCTTGAAATGAATCGGTTTCACTGCGATCAGAACCTAAAGAGCTTCCTGACCTGGCTGAGCATGACAAACATCACCTTCTTGAGCCCTGTAGAGGAGCTCAGGTGTGAATTTCCCTCTAGTTTCTACACGGTTCCTCTGTTGAAGTATGCAGGTCAAACAGCAGTGAAATCAGTGGGcacagttggtagagcaggtgtcCTGTCCCAGCTGTCTTTTCTAGGACAGCAGAGGCCAGAAAATTATCAAAGCAAGAAAACCCCACAATAA